TCCGGGTTCCCTGGGAGGACGCGCTGGCCCCCGGCAGGGCCGATCGGGTGGAACCGTCCCATCTGAGGGCATCGGGCCGCCGGGCGTACCTCGCCCTGGCCGGTGTCGTCGTGGCGGGCTTCGGAACGGTTCAGGCGGGTCGACCCAGCGAGGAGGAGTTAGCCCAGTGATCCCCCGGGCGCGAGGAGACGTGGTGAGCGGGCGAGACGAGGTGCAGGTGGTGATCGGGCAGGCCGGGGTCCGGGCGAGCGGGTCGCACCGGGCGCGGGTGAACGGGTCGTACGAGGTTCGGGTGAGCGGGCTGGACAGTAGCGGGCTGGACCGGGTCGGTGCGGTCCGTCCTGGGCGGGTTCGCGAGGGCGGGCCGGGCGAGGTTCGAGTGAGCGGGTGTCGTGGGATCCGGGCCGGCGAGGGGTCCGGAGGCCGCGCGAACGGGGCCGTGCGAGCGGTGGCCGGGGTGTCGACGGCCCCGGACCCGGGAGGGGAGGGGCCGTGAGCCGCGCCTCCCGGGCGCGCAGCCGCCTGGCCGTCCGATACTTCGACGATCGGATCCTGCTGACCGACTCGTCGGTCTGGGCCTACTTCAGGCTTCCCACCGTGAGCTACGAGTTCATCACCCCCGAGGAGCGGGAGGCGCTGGCCACCAACATCACGATCGCGCTGGCCGCCATCCGCATGCCCGACGCCGAGGTCCACCTGCGGGTGGCGCACCGCACCTACCCCGCCGCCGAGTGGGCGATGGCGCTGAACGCCACCTCCGACGAGGGGCCGGGCTGGCGCGACTACCTGGAGGACATGTACCGCCACGTCTGGGCCAAGGACTTCTGGACCAAGGAGGTCTACCTCGGCGTGCGGCTCGGCACGCGCGGGCGGCAGCTGGGCACCGGGGTCCTCTCGCAGCTCTTCGGCTTCTACCAGCGCAGCGAGAAGGCCCTGGGCATCGAGGACGACCACGTCCCCAAGGCGGAGATCGCCAAGTGGTCCGAGCAGGCGGAGCGACTGGGCAGGGCGCTGTCGGCCAGCGCGCTGTACGCCAGGCACGCCACCTCCGTCGAGCTCGCCTGGCTGTTCCAGCACGCCACGACCGGGTCCCTCGGCGACCCCCCGGCCTCGGCCAGCCCCAAGCGCCGGTGGGGACAGGGGGAGATCGAGTCCCTCGTCGAGGGGCAGATCCACAACGGCAGGGCGCTGCTGAGGATCGAGCAGCCGCAGGGCGACTCCTACGTGGCGCACATGTCCTTCGCCCGCTTCCCCGACCTCATGCCCTTCCCCGACGGCGAGCCCTGGATGCACTTCGCCGACCAGCTGCCCTTCCCCGTGGAGATCAGTTCGAGGATGCGGCTGATCCCGCCCGTCAAGGCGAGCAAGGACGTGGCGCGCAAGCTCGCCCACGCCCGTGACATGGACATCCACATCCGCGAGGCGGGCGCGGAGGCGCCGCTGGCCCTGGCCGAGCAGATCGACGCGGCCAGGATGCTGGAGCACGGCATCACCAAGGAGCGCCTGCCGTTCGTGTACGGCTGGCACCGCCTGATCGTGTCGGCCCCGACCGAGGAGATCTGCGTGCAGCGGGTCGAGGCGGTCGTGGAGCACTACCGCGACATGGGCATCGACATCGTCAACTCCACCGGCGACCAGTTCTCGCTGTTCTGCGAGACGCTGCCGGGCGAACGGGTCCGGGTCAACGCCTACGCGCAGCGCCAGCCGCTGCGCACCATCGCGGGCGGCATGGCCACCGCCACCGTCGACCTGGGCGACCGGACGGACGAGAGCGGCTCGGGCTGGATGGGCCCGTACGTCGGGGAGACCCTGGGCCGGGCCCGCAGCATCGTGCACTTCGACCCGCTGGTGGCGGCGACGCGCAACCGGCCGACGGCCATCGCCATCACCGGCGAGCCCGGCGGCGGCAAGACCACGCTGGCGCTGCTGATGATCTACCAGATGGCGCTGCGCGGGGTGACGGTCGCGGTCATCGACCCCAAGGGCGACGCCGAGTCGCTGGTGCAGCTGCTGCAGAAGCGGGGCAGGAAGGCGCGGATCATCCCCCTCGGTTCGGCGGCTCCCGGCCTGCTGGACCCGTTCTCGTTCGGCGACGACCTGGCGGCCAAGAAGACGATGGCCACCGAGACCCTGCGTCTGCTGCTGCCTCGCATGTCGGAGGAACGCGAGTCGGCGATGATCCAGGCGGTCGCCGCGGTGTCCAACGCCGAGGACCCGTCGCTGGGCAAGGTCGTCGACTTCCTGGAGCAGACCGAGGACGCCGCCTCCAAGAACCTGGGCGCGGTGCTCCGCTCCATGTCGGACATGCATCTGGCCAGGCTCTGCTTCGACCCCTCGGGCGGCGACCAGATCGACACCGAGGGCTGGACCACGGTCTTCACCCTGGGCGGCCTGACGCTGCCCGACGCCTCCACCGGCCGCGACGACTACTCGTACGAGCAGAGGCTGTCGGTGGCGCTGCTCTACCTCGTCGCGCAGTTCGCGCGAGGTCTGATGAACGGCCTGGACCGGCGGACGCCCAAGGCGATCTTCCTGGACGAGGCGTGGGCGATCACCTCCACCCCCGAGGGGGCCAAACTGGTGCCCGAGGTCAGCCGGATGGGCCGCTCCCGCAACACGGCGCTGGTCCTGGTCTCGCAGAACGCCGGAGACCTGCTGAGCGAGCAGGTGACGAACTGCCTGTCGTCGGTCTTCGCGTTCCGCTCCACGGAACGGGTCGAGGTGGAGCACGTGATGGCGCTGCTCGGGGTCGAACCCTCCGAGGAGCACAAGGCGGTGCTGCGTTCGCTCGGCAACGGCGAATGCGTCTTCCGGGATCTGGACGGTCGCGCGGGCCGTATAGGGGTGGACCTGATCTCGGATGAGCTGCTGCGCTGGCTGGACACGAATCCGACCCACGACAAACCCGACGAGAAAGTGCATGATCTTCCTGGGGGCGACAGAGTCGGTAGGCCGGGGGCTGCGGCGCTGGAGGTGCGGTCATGAAGGTCTCCCGTAAGGGATTCGAGGGCTTTCGCGAGAGACGGTCCCGCAACGGGCCGAAGGGTTCTCGCGAGAGGGGTTCCCGCAGGGGACGGCTGGGCAGGCGGATCGCCATCGGGCTGGTGGTGCTGGCCGCCTTCCTCGCGCTGCCGCTCGCGTTCCCCGGCGACACGTCCACGGCAGTCGCCGCGGCTCCCTGCGACATGTCTCCCGACCTGTCCCCGGACATGGTCGCCGGAGGCGTGGACGGCCTGATCCAGCCGCCGCTTCCCGACCCCGCCCAGCCGGGCGCCCCTGCGGCGCAGCCCCCGGCGACGCAGGGCAACTACGCGACGTACGGCATGAGCGGCCAGTTCTGGCACACCCACATGCTCGGCTGCGACGACATCGCCGCGGTGATGGGCAACGCGATGGCCAACACGGTCTTCCTGTGGGCCAAGGCGCTGGACCGGCTGACCATCACGACCTACCAGGCGGCGGCCACCGAGGGGCCGCTGGAATCGATCAAGAACGTCGTCGACGACATGGTGGTCCGCCTGGCCGACGCCATGTACTGGCCGTACCTGCGGCCGCTGGTGATCCTCGGCGCCATCTGGCTGGCCTGGTACGGGCTGATCCGCAAGCGCGCCACCACCACCGCCGAGGGTGTCATCTGGATGGTCCTCGCGGTCAC
This region of Streptosporangium sp. NBC_01495 genomic DNA includes:
- a CDS encoding ATP-binding protein; this encodes MSRASRARSRLAVRYFDDRILLTDSSVWAYFRLPTVSYEFITPEEREALATNITIALAAIRMPDAEVHLRVAHRTYPAAEWAMALNATSDEGPGWRDYLEDMYRHVWAKDFWTKEVYLGVRLGTRGRQLGTGVLSQLFGFYQRSEKALGIEDDHVPKAEIAKWSEQAERLGRALSASALYARHATSVELAWLFQHATTGSLGDPPASASPKRRWGQGEIESLVEGQIHNGRALLRIEQPQGDSYVAHMSFARFPDLMPFPDGEPWMHFADQLPFPVEISSRMRLIPPVKASKDVARKLAHARDMDIHIREAGAEAPLALAEQIDAARMLEHGITKERLPFVYGWHRLIVSAPTEEICVQRVEAVVEHYRDMGIDIVNSTGDQFSLFCETLPGERVRVNAYAQRQPLRTIAGGMATATVDLGDRTDESGSGWMGPYVGETLGRARSIVHFDPLVAATRNRPTAIAITGEPGGGKTTLALLMIYQMALRGVTVAVIDPKGDAESLVQLLQKRGRKARIIPLGSAAPGLLDPFSFGDDLAAKKTMATETLRLLLPRMSEERESAMIQAVAAVSNAEDPSLGKVVDFLEQTEDAASKNLGAVLRSMSDMHLARLCFDPSGGDQIDTEGWTTVFTLGGLTLPDASTGRDDYSYEQRLSVALLYLVAQFARGLMNGLDRRTPKAIFLDEAWAITSTPEGAKLVPEVSRMGRSRNTALVLVSQNAGDLLSEQVTNCLSSVFAFRSTERVEVEHVMALLGVEPSEEHKAVLRSLGNGECVFRDLDGRAGRIGVDLISDELLRWLDTNPTHDKPDEKVHDLPGGDRVGRPGAAALEVRS